In Candidatus Binataceae bacterium, the sequence TCGAGGAGATCGATCTGCCGATGGACGTAGCGAATCTTGTTGAGCGTCTTGTTGGTGAAGATATCGCCGTGCTTGATCTGCAGCTCCACGGTCATGACGTTGGCGGTGCCGAAGATCTCGCGGAAGTGATTGTAGGCGGCAACGTACGGATGGGCCTGCGGGAGCAGGTCGCTGAACTTGCTGTACATCCGCACCGCGCGCGCCTGCCAGGCGAAAAAGAGCGTCAGCGCGGCGAGCAGCGCGAGCACAACCCATCGATGTTTCAGGGTCAGGCGGACGATCAAGTTGACGAGGTGCTCGGCCATCGAAATTCCTGTGCTGAAGTCGGTCAACGGCACTTCTGCGCGAGAACTTTTACTCAAAGCCGCGCACGCGCGCCGAAGCCGCCGATTCGGGGCACAATACCAACGCCCCCAGTATTCGCCAATAGCGAGCCAAACCGCTCCACGTGCCGGTCGCGACCGCCGCGCATCTTCACGAAGCGGGCCGGACGATCATCCGCGCCCAGGTTTGGCGCGCGTCTCGCTTTGCGATAGTAGATTCGGTTGCCAGGACGCGGATAGGCGGAGGTCAGCGGGTGAACCATTTTGCGACATTGTCCGAGCTTTTCACCGCACAGGCTGAAAGGCTTGGCGATCGGGCCTTCGTGCGGGAGAAGACGGGTAAGGCCTGGCGCGATCACTCCTGGAATGATGTCGCCGACGAGGCCGCGCGCCTGCGCTCGGGCCTGCTCGAATTGGGACTCGAGCGCGGCGACCGGCTCGCGATCCTGTCGGAGAACTGTCCGCGCTGGGTCGTGGTTGACCAGGCGGCGCTCGGGATGGGCGCCGTGGTCGTGCCGCTCTACACCACGGCCGGGGTCGAGGAGACCCGCCACATCCTCGCCGATTCGGGCGCGAGCCTGGTCGCAGTCAACGGCGACGCTGCGCTCGCGAAAATCGTTGAGATGGCGCGCGCGCTCCCCGACCTCCAGGGCATCATCCAGATGACTCCCGCCGAAGGCGCACCGCCCTCGTATGGTGTCCGAGGCAAGCTCAGGATCTTCACTTTCTCCCAGATAACCGCGCATCCGCCGACTCCGCCAATCGAAGGTTCGCGCGACGATCTGGCGACGCTTATCTATACCTCGGGCACGACCGGACCGTCCAAGGGCGCGATGCTCACGCAGGGGAATCTGCTCGCCAACTGCGAATCGTCGCAGGCCGCGCTCGACCTCAACGAGCAGGACGCGACGCTTTCGTTCCTGCCGATCGCTCATTCGTTCGAGCGCACCGCTGGCTATTACACGGTGCTGATGGCGGGCGGCTCGATTTCCTACGCCGAAGGGCTGGGCCAGATCGCGCAGAACCTGCTCGAAGTCAATCCAACCATCGTGCTGACGGTTCCGCGCGTGCTCGAGGCGGTTTACACGCGCGTGATGCGCACGGTCGAAACGGGATCGGCCGTGCGGCGGGCGCTGTTCAAGAGCGCGATCGCGGTCGGAGCGCGCGCCGCGGCCTATCGTCACAGGGGCGATATTGTTCCGGCTAGCCTGGCGGCTCCGCTGGCGCTCTTTCGCAAACTGGTCTTCACGCGCATCCGCGCGATCTTCGGCAACCGCCTGCGTTATCTGATCTCCGGCGGTGCGCCTCTGCCGCGCGAGATCTGCCGCTTCCTGGCGGCAGCCGAAGTCCCGATCGTCGAGGGTTACGGGCTGACCGAGGCCGCGCCGGTGGTCTCGGTAAACCTGCACGGCCACACCCGGATCGGCACTGTGGGCCGCCCGATACGCGACGTCGAGGTGCGCACGGCGCCCGACGGCGAGTTGCTCGTGCGCGGTCCCAACGTGATGCGCGGTTACTACAAGCTGGAGGTCGAGACGCGCGAGGCGATCGACGGGGAGGGGTGGCTCCATACCGGCGACATCGCGCGAATCGACGACGAGGGCTACATCAGCATCACCGACCGCAAAAAGGAAATCATCGTGCTTTCCGGCGGCAAGAACGTATCGCCGGCCAACCTCGAGAACCGGCTGACCTCGGACCCGGCGATCGCACAAGCCTGCGTCGTCGGCGACCGCCGCAAGCATCTGGCCGCCCTGATTGTCCCCGACTTCGAGTACCTGACCACGCAGCCGCCG encodes:
- a CDS encoding long-chain fatty acid--CoA ligase; translation: MNHFATLSELFTAQAERLGDRAFVREKTGKAWRDHSWNDVADEAARLRSGLLELGLERGDRLAILSENCPRWVVVDQAALGMGAVVVPLYTTAGVEETRHILADSGASLVAVNGDAALAKIVEMARALPDLQGIIQMTPAEGAPPSYGVRGKLRIFTFSQITAHPPTPPIEGSRDDLATLIYTSGTTGPSKGAMLTQGNLLANCESSQAALDLNEQDATLSFLPIAHSFERTAGYYTVLMAGGSISYAEGLGQIAQNLLEVNPTIVLTVPRVLEAVYTRVMRTVETGSAVRRALFKSAIAVGARAAAYRHRGDIVPASLAAPLALFRKLVFTRIRAIFGNRLRYLISGGAPLPREICRFLAAAEVPIVEGYGLTEAAPVVSVNLHGHTRIGTVGRPIRDVEVRTAPDGELLVRGPNVMRGYYKLEVETREAIDGEGWLHTGDIARIDDEGYISITDRKKEIIVLSGGKNVSPANLENRLTSDPAIAQACVVGDRRKHLAALIVPDFEYLTTQPPLKLIAMRPHEQAVTDPAMRAFYHQRVHELNKGLSDVETIVAFALVAHPFSQDNGELTPTLKLRRKVVIEHYREAIESMYGG